From Labrus bergylta chromosome 22, fLabBer1.1, whole genome shotgun sequence, one genomic window encodes:
- the smim20 gene encoding small integral membrane protein 20, giving the protein MSKNQKIALIFGGFVTAIAAAFYPIFFYPLTHNNEYRQVQKMNRTGIKQADVQPVGVKTWSDPFKPADK; this is encoded by the exons atgtcaaaaaatcagaaaatagcCTTGATATTTGGAGGGTTTGTTACGGCTATAGCTGCTGCGTTTTACCCGATATTCTTCTACCCTCTCACGCATAACAACGAATACA GACAAGTCCAGAAGATGAACCGCACAGGAATCAAGCAGGCAGATGTTCAACCTGTGG gTGTAAAGACGTGGTCAGATCCATTCAAACCTGCCGACAAATGA
- the man2b2 gene encoding epididymis-specific alpha-mannosidase, with amino-acid sequence MTFLARVVSLLCFFFSCGENEPIQTFVIPHSHMDVGWVYTIQESMHAYAANVYTTVTEELSKAPERRFIAVEQEFFRLWWDTVATESHKKQVRQLVREGRLEFIIGGQVMHDEAVTDLNDEILQMTEGHGFLYETFGVRPQFSWHVDPFGASATTPVLFALAGFNAHLISRIDYDLKDSMQKSKNLQFVWRGSPSLKEKQQIFTHTMDQFSYCTPSHLPFSNSSGFYWNGVALFPDPPKNGAYPNMSLPVTKDTVHAYAKTMVENIKERAAWFRTKHVLWPWGCDKQFYNSSVQFNNMDPLMKYINQNSKELGVTVQYATLSEYFKAIYQSNQVWDLRGSEDFLPYSTEPYQAWTGFYASRNILKGVARQASSQLHAAETLFTRYRISFPDGPVAKDWALDKLRALRWAVSEVQHHDGITGTESPKVENMYLQHLMQAMMGVEELLAALFLLPHNLNSPSILGSRNHKKGGHQTLEQHVIVYNPLAWNITTIINVNATFPSAAVFDDEGHPVPAQIQRSAESNVTYDLFIVVELGGLQHRKYLIKFSEKKCSGRRLECDWTYEAEAVQFERRFTPSSTQTGRRLLPVLSDCYKLMFDQDTNLLYSTTYLPEKTTVRMTQDFWEYHANGDVKAGPISDNYIFSANGSAVRAYKAVEMEIVPGKVVTEIRQHFYREKNDKDYAYSITTRVPECFGSRPRCHRLEQTYSLGPLHLNTEVVLRTGSSLQNNRTLYTDDNGYQMMKRTYRKFTNNTLARNYFPMVRAAYIEDRLSRLVLVSDRAHGVSSQANGELEVMLHRRLWNNLPWNLGYNLTLNDSSVVRPTLWLMLGSISTTTKLYHREAIELQHRPVVMPIDQPQRPWQEEKTKGGSVRLVVLPPNLHLLSFSVPGWNYSSNHNVHLGHIHSGQDLHSEPDYNRVLLRIMHLFEEGEDPELSKPVTINMKKVLQGVGEVKVLEERSLTGTWDIKSLQRWKWNTTDNLDTNEDGCWSYGDDAFTVSISPKEIRTFFVHFASRIF; translated from the exons atgacgTTTTTGGCCCGGGTCGTGTCTTtactctgtttcttcttctcttgtggAGAAAACGAGCCCATTCAAACATTTGTGATCCCTCACAGTCACATGGATGTTGGCTGGGTGTACACTATCCAG GAGAGCATGCACGCCTATGCTGCTAATGTTTACACCACAGTGACTGAGGAGCTGTCAAAGGCTCCAGAGCGCAGGTTCATCGCTGTGGAGCAGGAGTTCTTTCGACTTTGGTGGGACACTGTGGCCACAGAGTCCCATAAGAAACAA GTGCGACAGCTTGTCAGAGAGGGTCGACTTGAGTTCATCATCGGGGGACAAGTGATGCATGACGAGGCTGTAACTGACCTAAACGATGAGATACTACAGATGacag AGGGACACGGTTTCCTGTATGAAACATTCGGGGTGCGTCCTCAGTTTTCCTGGCACGTGGATCCATTCGGAGCTTCAGCCACCACCCCGGTCCTCTTCGCCCTGGCTGGGTTCAACGCCCACCTCATCTCCCGCATTGACTATGACCTCAAAGACTCGATGCAGAAAAGCAAG AATCTACAGTTTGTTTGGAGAGGCTCTCCCTCTCTTAAAGAGAAGCAGCAGATCTTCACTCACACTATGGACCAGTTTAGCTATTGCACCCCATCACACCTGCCGTTCTCCAACAG CTCTGGTTTCTACTGGAATGGGGTCGCCTTGTTTCCTGATCCTCCTAAAAACGGAGCGTACCCCAACATGAGCCTGCCTGTAACCAAGGACACCGTACACGCCTACGCCAAGACCATGGTGGAGAACATCAAAGAGAGAGCGGCGTGGTTCAGGACCAAGCATGTGCTCTGGCCTTGG GGCTGTGACAAGCAGTTCTACAACTCATCCGTCCAGTTCAACAACATGGACCCTCTAATGAAATATATCAACCAGAACAGTAAAGAGTTAGGTGTGACGGTGCAGTATGCCACTCTGAGTGAGTACTTCAAAGCCATCTACCAATCAAATCAGGTCTGGGACCTCCGTGGGAGTGAAGATTTTCTACCGTATTCCACTG AGCCGTACCAGGCATGGACAGGGTTTTACGCCTCCAGAAACATCCTAAAAGGAGTGGCAAGACAGGCCAGTTCCCAGCTTCACGCAGCAGAGACTCTCTTCACCCGGTACAGAATCAGCTTCCCTGATGGACCTGTGGCTAAAGACTGGGCCCTAGACAAACTTAGAGCACTTCGCTGGGCTGTCTCAGAG gtccAGCACCATGATGGCATCACTGGCACCGAGTCTCCCAAAGTGGAAAACATGTACCTGCAGCATCTCATGCAGGCCATGATGGGGGTCGAGGAGCTTCTAGCTGCACTCTTCCTGCTGCCTCACAACCTCAACTCACCCAGCATCCTTGGCAGCCGTAACCACAAAAAAG GTGGTCATCAGACGTTGGAGCAACACGTCATCGTTTACAACCCGTTAGCGTGGAACATCACCACTATTATCAACGTCAATGCAACTTTCCCCTCAGCTGCTGTCTTTGATGATGAAGGACATCCTGTGCCTGCACAG ATCCAGAGGTCGGCAGAGTCCAACGTGACCTATGATCTTTTCATCGTGGTTGAACTGGGAGGCCTTCAGCACAGGAAATACCTGATTAAGTTCTCGGAGAAGAAATGCTCCGGGAGGCGGCTGGAGTGCGACTGGACGTACGAGGCTGAAGCGGTCCAGTTCGAGAGACGATTCACCCCCAGCTCGACGCAAACCGGGAGAAGACTCCTCCCTGTTCTGAGTGATTGTTACAAGCTCATGTTTGACCAGGATACAAATCTTCTCTACAGCACAACCTATCT TCCAGAAAAGACGACAGTCAGGATGACGCAGGACTTCTGGGAGTACCACGCTAACGGAGATGTAAAAGCAGGACCCATCTCTGATAACTACATCTTCAGTGCGAACGGTTCAGCTGTGCGGGCGTACAAGGCCGTCGAAATGGAGATCGTCCCCGGGAAGGTCGTGACAGAAATCAGGCAACACTTCTACAG AGAGAAAAACGATAAAGACTACGCTTACTCCATCACCACCCGTGTCCCAGAATGCTTTGGGAGCAGGCCTCGGTGTCACAGGCTGGAGCAGACGTACTCTCTGGGTCCCCTCCATCTCAACACTGAGGTCGTCCTCCGAACCGGCTCCTCCTTGCAGAACAACAGGACTCTGTACACGGATGACAACGGCTACCAGATGATGAAGAGAACATACAGGAAGTTCACGAATAACACTTTAGCGAGA AACTACTTCCCCATGGTTCGGGCTGCCTACATTGAGGACCGCCTCAGCAGACTGGTTCTGGTTAGTGACAGAGCTCATGGCGTGTCAAGCCAAGCTAACGGAGAACTAGAG GTTATGCTCCATCGCCGTCTTTGGAACAACTTACCCTGGAACCTCGGCTACAACCTGACGCTAAACGACAGCTCGGTCGTGAGGCCCACTCTGTGGTTGATGCTGGGCTCCATCAGTACCACTACCAAGCTCTACCACAGGGAGGCGAtagagctgcagcacagacCTGTCGTCATGCCAATAGACCAACCAC aGAGGCCCTggcaggaggagaaaacaaaaggagGTTCTGTGCGCTTAGTGGTCCTGCCACCCAACCTCCACCTGCTCAGCTTCAGTGTCCCTGGATGGAACTACAGCTCCAACCACAATGTTCACCTCGGCCACATTCACTCAG GTCAAGATTTGCACTCTGAGCCAGACTACAATCGAGTCCTGTTAAGAATCATGCATCTCTTCGAGGAGGGAGAAGACCCTGAGCTATCAAAACCGGTCACCATAAACATGAAG AAAGTTTTGCAGGGGGTAGGAGAAGTAAAAGTGCTGGAGGAGCGTTCTCTAACAGGAACCTGGGACATCAAGAGTCTGCAGAGGTGGAAGTGGAACACTACAGATAACTTGGACACAA acgAAGACGGGTGTTGGAGTTATGGAGATGATGCCTTCACTGTCAGCATCTCACCCAAAGAGATCAGGACCTTTTTTGTCCACTTTGCCTCGAGAATCTTTTAG
- the si:dkey-19b23.7 gene encoding uncharacterized protein si:dkey-19b23.7 yields the protein MCSKREREQRRKLHHFLSDLALLGSLQGFKYFQPWLRGKEELLLTVVNEDLGWRSPGFAVSRASSFTSTNSRNSSDVSPSSSSPSLDSRSSSPLPGEPAGPRDPRLHTHSKTQTHTRELSREEHLLPASPSEREIAVPEVNCTLFLLAGYVKYGRPYAWIRSNHERLVNIGGTDSMVKDTPMKLKSIGDWQTRGIRVWDVVSELVCLCTVPSPSNPFALDMRYIKNLPLPERFLVTGALLNFLEMYVVYGDRDEMHYDKVTEEVKPLRRLHVQSLLELQRHRESTGLSVPTAQNSSGEE from the exons ATGTGCAGT aaaagagagagggagcagaggaggaagctACACCACTTCCTCAGTGACCTGGCTCTGCTTGGATCGTTGCAG GGCTTCAAATACTTCCAGCCTTGGCTAAGAGGGAAGGAGGAGTTGCTCCTGACGGTAGTTAATGAGGATCTG GGTTGGCGCTCCCCGGGTTTCGCGGTGTCCCGAGCCTCCTCCTTCACGTCCACCAACAGCCGCAACAGCAGCGACGTCTCCCCCAGCAGCAGCTCCCCGAGCCTGGACAGCCGCAGCAGCTCTCCCCTGCCCGGGGAGCCCGCTGGCCCTCGAGACCCCCGCCTGCACACGCACAGCAAAACTCAGACGCACACACG GGAactcagcagagaggagcatCTCCTTCCAGCGTCCCCGAGTGAAAGAGAGATAGCAGTGCCG GAGGTGAACTGCACTCTCTTTTTACTGGCTGGCTACGTCAAGTACGGCCGCCCCTACGCCTGGATACGCTCCAACCACGAGCGCCTTGTCAACATCGGAGGCACTGACTCGATGGTAAAGGATACACCCATGAAACTCAAGTCCATCGGGGACTGGCAGACAAGAG gtattcgTGTCTGGGATGTGGTCAGTGAACTAGTCTGTCTGTGCACCGTACCCTCTCCCTCCAACCCCTTCGCCTTGGACATGCGTTACATCAAAAACCTTCCCCTTCCTGAACGCTTCCTGGTCACTGGTGCGCTTCTAAATTTTCTGGAGATGTATGTGGTGTATGGGGACCGGGACGAGATGCACTATGACAAAG taACTGAGGAGGTGAAGCCTCTGAGGCGTCTTCATGTCCAGTCCCTGTTGGAGTTACAGCGACACAGAGAGAGCACTGGATTGTCTGTCCCCACAGCACAGAACTCTTCTGGAGAGGAGTAA
- the si:dkey-19b23.8 gene encoding low density lipoprotein receptor adapter protein 1: protein MKLWPDKSRGCNCAPFIEEMWKGDRGSEEVQLTTGSANISPKPSPTRTMSLSTFHLMQTLKNSPAALRRRFRRDRTESLSHGDPLFKVHYLGTEKIFSLDREQAQYAIRHLLDGIANGKKLNKDHALVVRPRYVEVKELSTGRQLTKTYLQDIAYCAADANRPNVFLYICKHQGQQLQCRVFWCSRAERARDMTACLAHSFQRALSDWQQDGSSTLQPGEVTAKLLEESSNSPANNKSSTLPGSLGKVRWRKRGSVSRSPLRAISRRGSSSDSWS, encoded by the exons ATGAAACTGTGGCCAG ATAAAAGCCGTGGATGCAACTGCGCTCCATTCATAGAAGAAATGTGGAAGGGTGACAGAGGCTCTGAAGAGGTCCAGCTGACCACCGGCTCTGCTAACATTTCCCCAAAGCCCAGCCCGACGCGCACCATGTCCCTCAGCACCTTCCACCTGATGCAAACCCTCAAGAACTCCCCTGCCGCTCTGCGTCGACGCTTCCGCCGCGACCGCACGGAGTCCTTGTCACACGGGGACCCTCTTTTCAAGGTGCACTACCTGGGCACGGAGAAAATCTTCTCCCTGGACCGAGAGCAGGCGCAGTACGCGATCCGCCACCTGCTCGACGGCATCGCTAATGGGAAGAAGCTGAACAAAGATCACGCTCTGGTGGTGCGGCCGAGGTACGTGGAGGTGAAGGAGCTGAGCACGGGCCGGCAGCTCACCAAGACGTACCTGCAGGACATCGCTTACTGCGCAGCGGACGCCAACCGGCCTAACGTCTTCCTGTACATCTGCAAACATCAGGGCCAGCAGCTGCAGTGCCGGGTGTTCTGGTGCAGCCGGGCGGAGCGGGCGCGGGACATGACGGCTTGCCTGGCGCACTCGTTCCAGCGGGCGCTGAGCGACTGGCAGCAGGACGGCTCGAGCACTTTGCAGCCGGGAGAAGTGACGGCGAAGCTGCTGGAGGAGTCGTCCAACTCGCCCGCGAACAATAAGAGTTCCACACTGCCTGGCAGTCTGGGGAAAG TTCGCTGGAGGAAGAGAGGCTCGGTGTCTCGCAGCCCACTCAGGGCCATCAGCAGGCGAGGGTCATCCTCTGACAGCTGGAGCTGA